The region AAGCTGCTCTCATCAACCTACAACCTCACAATTCTACCTTCCACCCTACATCTCcgtctctttctctcttctctgccCTTATTAGATACGCTtgtctaatattaaaatcgTCCAATACCCGACAAGTCTACTCGCGGAGCCTTTTCATCTTCACTTAACAGGATGGTCGGTCACGGTCTCACGGGGATGCTCGGGGAAGGTTAGAAGCTATCTACGCTGAATTATACACCGTCATTAACATGTATTCTAGATGGCATTCATATTGATATGAATCACCTGAAGAGTGGAGAGGTCAAGTAAGTTCCGTGAATCTCAATCGTCTGTTGATGACCAGCATCTAACGTCTCTTCTTTCAGCCTAGGAACATCAATGTGAGTGATGTCTACTGCAGCCATCGATACCCGGTCGACTAATACTCCCGTTCCACATTTAGCATGGCGATAAACTTCAAGGACGGTGTTATACTGGGGGCGGACAGTCGGACAACGACCGGTGCTTACATTGCCAATCGAGTCACCGATAAGCTCACACAGGTCCATGATACCATCTGGTGTTGCCGATCCGGTTCGGCCGCTGATACACAGGCCGTGGCGGACATTGTTTCGTACCATCTCAACATGTACGCAATCGTCAACAACGAGGCCCCAAGCACTCAGGTCGCTGCGTCGCTGTTCCAGGAGCTATGTTATGAAAACAAGGACATGCTAAGGTAGGCCGATTTACACGCGGTTTTAGATATCGATAGTGGTTTTATTGACGCGCGAATTGCAGTGCCGGAATTATCATTGCGGGTTACGACCCCCGACATGGAGGCCAAGTGTACTCGATACCTTTGGGCGGATCACTACACAAGCAATCATATTCGATTGGCGGGTCTGGTTCGACTTACATCTACGGTTACTGTGACGCGAACTGGAAGGAGAACATgacggaagaagagggtATCGGTTTCGTTCGAAGCGCACTGCAGGAGGCAATCAAATGGGACGGCAGCTCTGGCGGCGTGATCAGGATGGTAGTCTTGACAAACAAAGGAGCGCAACGACACCTGTATCTGCCAGACACTGGCTACACTGCACCCGGTAACACCAATTAGTTTCCCACGATTGGCAATGATTACATCTCCATGGTAGCTATCAATTGAAAGCCTTCTTCTGTTTGCTTCTCCCTTGCATTTAAAACCTTCGCTCCTTCAGCATTTTTAGCTCTGTAGCTCCGTGATGCATCGAGGGTTCGGCCTCGAAATGCATGGCGATCCTTTAGCCGTACGTGAAATCGACGGATCCGCTTCATATGAGTAAATAACAGGTCATGCAAGGATCTCCGCGAGTCGCAGTACCAGTAAGACTTTGCGGACTTCCactttgctttttttttttactctCTCTGCAGATGATGAGGCTGGGAATCGCAGCCATGGGACACAGCCGGTAAGGTAGAGATATCAGGACGCGGTTCCAAAGACAAGTTCCGGGGGTCTCCCGGGGGCCCGTATATAGCTCATCGGGGCGGGGGCGAACAGAGTCAACGAGGGTGGGTTTCGGCATCACGACTATCTTCCCCGACCACCAATCATCcgaccatcaccaccaggtGCGCTTCCAGAGAGCCGCCATTCGCCCGTTCCAGTCCCTGTCTGCCCGGCATGAATCCTGCTGGCTCCCGTTCTGGATCTTGGATTTCATACCTGTCCTTCGAGTTCGGAAACTAGTGATCATGTGGAATCAAAACCACCAGTGATACGGAGGCGCATCGTCCCAGGGGCTGttgcaagaaaaagaaacagggcGAGCATAGACCTCGGAGACTCAGCGTGAGCAAATAGTAGGCCTGTTGGGTACGTGCTCACCGTGCTCAGTCTCACCGTTTCATGAGGCAGCGATGATGCATCTGCTGATGTATATCCACGCCATTGTTCCGTAGCCGATCATTATTAGCATCACATTGTCTGTCTGATCCCTATACTTAATTGCAGGATCTCGAGCAGTTGTGCCGTGGTCGAGGTGTTTGTCGACTGTTGTTGTGTCGGCCCTGCTGACTGTCCCGGTGGAACCCAATTCAGGTCAACCAACCCGTCTGGACTGCATCACCACTTCGTGTCTATCGAGgcttctctcctccgccaccagCAAGTTAgcttccctctccttctgtcGCCCCCTGTTTCCTTGGTTTTCCTCCGTGGCTTTAGCCCTATACTCGTCTTTTCTGCCCAGTCCCCTTCTCAACTCCTCAGATCGCAATGGATTGTTCCGTTGCCGCCTCTCGCTCGTGAATCCCTTCCGATTCAAGCCTGGCCGGGTCGGAGTGCTGTGCGCACCCCCAAGTCCTCTGGCCCTCTGCCATCGTTTACACACCGGGGAATCTTCTATTTCTGCTGGTAATAATTTACTGATTGTACATTGGACCCCGCGCCATCCCTCTTTTCTCCTGATGGTCTCGCCTTCGTTTCCCCTCACCCGcacctctttcttcttcctacATGGTTTACCTTCAGCCTCCAACACCCCCTCACCACACGGCCCTTCGATGCGGAACTGTCGCTGACATTGGATTTAGAGCGCTGTTTTCgctatataatattctaaatcaGAGCAGTTTCCGTCCCTCCGTTTCTTCCGCCCGGATATGGACTCGGTCGTCCTCAACCATCCGCCATCGACCCATAGTGATAGCTCCTACACCATGCTGGGAGGCGCCGCCGTCCCTTCCTCGGAATCCGTCTATCGACCATCTTCACGCCAATCTGCGCGGCCATCATCGAATCTCGAGACCGGTAGCTCCATATCAACCTCGTCTAACACTACCCCCACCTTCACTGCCCCGCCATCGGCATCCACCACAAGTTCAGCCCGACTGCCGTCCCACGATGTTCCGGCCTACATCAGCCGACCCTCTTATACTAGCTCACAGTCATCATCAGAATCCTCGACAGTCACGCCCGGACAGACCCCTACACCAGCTTATACACAACAGCAGTCTGCATCAATGAATCCGCCCACGTCTGGCCACCCACCTCGACCTGACCCCAGCCCTCACTCTGCGACATATTCATCCCAGCATGAAAGTCAGTCAGGTACCATGGCAGCAACTCCCGGAGGGCGGCGTACGGGTAGCCAgtcctctccagcttctccgcagTTAAGACCAACATTGGAATCTCTTCGATCGCTGGGAGGCTCGGAAGTAAACTCGCCCAGTCGCATCAAGATTCGCGATTTATCCCACATTCAGAGCTTCGCCAGCGAGGAATTCCTAGCCCAGTCGCAGAAAAATCAAGGACCTTGGGCCCAGGAGCGCCAGTTCGAGATCAGTTCCATGCCGGTCACGGATATCATCGAAATGGTTGCTGGACTTTTGACCAAGATCACTACCACCAACGATTCACATCACGAACAAGTCAACCGACAAATCCCTCCTGTGGACGGGTCAAGCAATTTATCTCAACAAGCGCACAGCGTACTCGCATTCCACGGCAAAAACGTCCCGAGTATAAGTATACTGAGCTATCTAACCAGAATTCACAAGTATTGCCCCACTACGTATGAGGTTTTCCTCAGCTTACTGGTATATTTCGATCGCATGACGGAAATGGTGAACAAAGGTCAACTAGAGCGCCTGCGTCGCCGTTACACTCGTACAGACGCTTTGCAGTCGGACACTCCAATCAGACCCAGATCTTCCGAATCATCCGTTGCGCAACGGGCTCACACTTCACCAATGGTAACCCCGCCGCCTTCTGCCGGAATTACAGCTCAAGAtccgtcgtcgtcatcgcctATTTCACCAGCCATGAATCCTCAATTAGAGGACCATCTCTCTCATTTCTTTGTTGTCGACAGCTTCAACATACATCGACTAGTCATTGCAGGTGTGACCTGCGCTAGTAAATTCTTCTCTGACGTATTCTATACAAACTCCAGATATGCAAAGGTATTGTTCCATCCATTACTGTGCGGTTTTCTTTTAGTTTTATCTTTGACTGATCTCCTATAACCAGGTCGGAGGTCTCCCATTAGCCGAGCTAAACCACCTTGAGctt is a window of Aspergillus puulaauensis MK2 DNA, chromosome 4, nearly complete sequence DNA encoding:
- the pre3 gene encoding proteasome core particle subunit beta 1 (COG:O;~EggNog:ENOG410PFUB;~InterPro:IPR029055,IPR001353,IPR023333,IPR000243, IPR037559,IPR016050;~MEROPS:MER0001645;~PFAM:PF00227;~go_component: GO:0005839 - proteasome core complex [Evidence IEA];~go_function: GO:0004298 - threonine-type endopeptidase activity [Evidence IEA];~go_process: GO:0043161 - proteasome-mediated ubiquitin-dependent protein catabolic process [Evidence IEA];~go_process: GO:0051603 - proteolysis involved in cellular protein catabolic process [Evidence IEA]) translates to MVGHGLTGMLGEDGIHIDMNHLKSGEVNLGTSIMAINFKDGVILGADSRTTTGAYIANRVTDKLTQVHDTIWCCRSGSAADTQAVADIVSYHLNMYAIVNNEAPSTQVAASLFQELCYENKDMLSAGIIIAGYDPRHGGQVYSIPLGGSLHKQSYSIGGSGSTYIYGYCDANWKENMTEEEGIGFVRSALQEAIKWDGSSGGVIRMVVLTNKGAQRHLYLPDTGYTAPGNTN
- a CDS encoding putative cyclin-dependent protein kinase complex component (BUSCO:EOG09263L00;~COG:S;~EggNog:ENOG410PIDM;~InterPro:IPR013922;~PFAM:PF08613;~go_function: GO:0019901 - protein kinase binding [Evidence IEA];~go_process: GO:0000079 - regulation of cyclin-dependent protein serine/threonine kinase activity [Evidence IEA]), with amino-acid sequence MDSVVLNHPPSTHSDSSYTMLGGAAVPSSESVYRPSSRQSARPSSNLETGSSISTSSNTTPTFTAPPSASTTSSARLPSHDVPAYISRPSYTSSQSSSESSTVTPGQTPTPAYTQQQSASMNPPTSGHPPRPDPSPHSATYSSQHESQSGTMAATPGGRRTGSQSSPASPQLRPTLESLRSLGGSEVNSPSRIKIRDLSHIQSFASEEFLAQSQKNQGPWAQERQFEISSMPVTDIIEMVAGLLTKITTTNDSHHEQVNRQIPPVDGSSNLSQQAHSVLAFHGKNVPSISILSYLTRIHKYCPTTYEVFLSLLVYFDRMTEMVNKGQLERLRRRYTRTDALQSDTPIRPRSSESSVAQRAHTSPMVTPPPSAGITAQDPSSSSPISPAMNPQLEDHLSHFFVVDSFNIHRLVIAGVTCASKFFSDVFYTNSRYAKVGGLPLAELNHLELQFLLLNDFRLSIPVEELEAYGTMLVEFYAREIVSQQQQQSQPQVGLRDRESQSDGMYMRDTRQPEVRQTSTPP